Genomic segment of Sodalis-like secondary symbiont of Drepanosiphum platanoidis:
CAAAAAATATGATAAATAATTTTCCATATACAAAAGAAACTTATAAGGCTCTTTTTTATATGAAAAAATCTTATAAAAAATTAAAAAATTTTAATAAAGAAAAAAATATAAAAAATATGATTAAAAAATATTATAAATATTTTTATTAATTAAATTTTTATTTATTAAAATTTTATTAAAATATTTTAAATTTAAAAATATATTTATATAAAAATTATTTTTTAATAAATATTTAAAAAATAAATAATTTTATTTAAATTAATTAATTCATAAAATAAATTAATAATTAATAATAAAATATTTATTAAAAATAAATTATATAATATAAATTTATATATTAAATATATTAAAATATATAAATAAAATAATAATTAAAATATTAATTTTAATGAATTTATTTAAAATAAATTATTATATAATTTAAACTATAAATTATATTAACATATAAGTATTTTTTAAATAATAAAAATATTTAATTTAATTAAATTATAGAAATAAATATTTTATTTTTTTTAAAATTTTATATATATAATTTTTAAAATTTATTAAAATATATATTTTAATTTAAAAAATATTTTTTATTAAAAATTTTTCTTTAAAAATTATATAAATATATTAATAAAAAATGTTTAATAATATAAAGATATATAATATAACTATATTTTATATATAAATATAATTTATATATAAAATTTTTTTTAAAGTTTAAAAATATTTTTTAAATTAAAATATAAATGTTAAAATTAATATAAATAAATAATTTAATATACATAAAATATATAAAATAATTTATTTTATAAAAAATATTTAATTATAAATATTATTATTTTTTTAAATAAAAAAATTATTTTATATATTAAAAAAATAAAAAAATATATTAATTTATAATATAAATATTTAATTTTAAAAAATTAATAAAATATATGGTTTTTTATGACTTCAAATGGACATTTAATATTTTCTTTAGCAAGTTTTATTTTTATAAAAAAATTAAATTTATTAAAAATTATAAATGAAAATAATTGGTTAAATATAATTACAGGAAGTATAATAAGTTGTTTACTTCCAGATATTGATCATCCTAAATCTTTTTTAGGAAGAAAATTAAAATGGATTTCTTTACCTATATTTAAAATATTCGGTCATAGAGGATTTACTCATAGTATATTATCAATAATATTTTTATATAAAATATTAATATCTAAATTAATTATAAATTTATTTATTACTACAGATATATCATATATAATAATATTAGGATATATTAATCATATTATTGCAGATTTTTTAACACCATTAGGTGTTCCTTTATTTTGGCCATGTACTTGGCGTTTTAAAATTCCTATATTAAATAATAATAAAAATCCTTATTGGGAAAAATTTTTTTGTATGTTATTGTTAATAACATCTATAATATTTCCTTTAAAAATACATTTTATTAATTTTTATTTAAAAAATATTTGGATAAAATTTTTTTAAAGTTTAAAATATTTTTATTAAATTTTTTATAAAAAATTTTATTTAATTTTTTTAAATAATTATTATATATAATAAAATTTTCATATAAAACTAATAATATGTTTATTGTTTATCATTCTAATAGATTAGATTTATTAAAATCATTAGTTTCTAATATTATAAAAAAACAACCATTAAAAGATATTTTTGAATCTGAAATTATTCTAACACAAAGTAAAGGAATGTCTCAATGGATGCAAATAGAATTATGTAAAGATTT
This window contains:
- a CDS encoding metal-dependent hydrolase yields the protein MTSNGHLIFSLASFIFIKKLNLLKIINENNWLNIITGSIISCLLPDIDHPKSFLGRKLKWISLPIFKIFGHRGFTHSILSIIFLYKILISKLIINLFITTDISYIIILGYINHIIADFLTPLGVPLFWPCTWRFKIPILNNNKNPYWEKFFCMLLLITSIIFPLKIHFINFYLKNIWIKFF